A genomic segment from Coturnix japonica isolate 7356 chromosome 26, Coturnix japonica 2.1, whole genome shotgun sequence encodes:
- the FOXP4 gene encoding forkhead box protein P4 isoform X1, producing the protein MMVESASETIRSAPSGQNGVSSINNQPDGGGGGGGGREGAASGDSNGELSPVELLHFQQQQALQVARQFLLQQAAGLSSPSSNEGKQPAVQVPVSVAMMSPQMITPQQMQQILSPPQLQALLQQQQAIMLQQLQEYYKKQQEQLHLQLLTQQQAGKQQPKEQPLGNKQLAFQQQLLQMQQLQQQHLLNLQRQGLVSLPPGQGTVPLQTLPQAVCPSDLQQLWKEVTATQPVEDSIKQEGLDLTTNTSNSTSFSAAKVSPPISHHPLPNGQSTMHTPRRDSSSHEETPGSHPLYGHGECKWPGCETLCEDLGQFVKHLNTEHALDDRSTAQCRVQMQVVQQLEIQLAKESERLQAMMAHLHMRPSEPKPFSQPLNLVSSATLSKSTSDTFPDGLPHPPTSATAPITPLRQGPSVISSSTLHSVGPIRRRNSEKFCTPISSELAQNHEFYKNADVRPPFTYASLIRQAILETPDRQLTLKEIYNWFTRMFAYFRRNTATWKNAVRHNLSLHKCFVRVENVKGAVWTVDEHEYQKRRPPKMTGSPTLVKNMISGLGYGALNASYQAALAESSFPLLNSPTMINTSSASGMLHVGHDDVSSTVEQVNSNGSSSPRLSPQQYSSHPVHVKEEPAEAEDDNRPVSLLATATQNVTIPDDRDLEEELPVEDLS; encoded by the exons ATGATGGTGGAATCCGCCTCGGAGACGATCCGCTCCGCTCCCTCCGGCCAGAACGGGGTCAGCAGCATCAACAACCAGCCCGAcgggggcgggggcggcggcgggggccggGAGGGGGCTGCCAGCGGGGACAGCAACGGGGAGCTGAGCCCAGTGGAGCTCCTgcacttccagcagcagcag GCTCTCCAGGTGGCACGCcagttcctgctgcagcaggccGCGGGGCTGAGCTCCCCCAGCAGCAATGAGGGCAAGCAGCCGGCGGTGCAG GTCCCCGTGTCCGTGGCTATGATGTCCCCGCAGATGATCACGCCGCAGCAGATGCAGCAGATCCTGTCCCCACCGCAGCTCCAggccctcctgcagcagcagcaggcaatAATGCTGCAGCAG TTGCAGGAATACTACAAGAAGCAACAGGAGCAGCTTCACCTGCAGCTATTGACACAACAGCAAGCCGGAAAGCAGCAACCCAAAGAG CAGCCGTTAGGGAACAAGCAGCTGGcgttccagcagcagctcctgcagatgcagcagctccagcagcagcacctgttAAACCTGCAGCGCCAGGGGCTGGTGAGCCTCCCGCCAGGCCAGGGCACCGTGCCCCTGCAGACCCTCCCTCAAG CTGTGTGCCCCTCggacctgcagcagctctggaaggaGGTCACTGCCACCCAGCCTGTCGAAGACAGCATCAAACAAGAGGGTCTCGACCTCACCACCAACACCTCCAACTCTACCTCGTTTTCGGCCGCCAAGGTCTCACCTCCCATTTCCCATCACCCTCTGCCCAATGGGCAGAGCACCATGCACACGCCGAGGAGGGACAG ctcttcccatGAAGAGACCCCCGGCTCTCACCCACTCTACGGCCATGGAGAATGCAAGTGGCCGGGCTGCGAAACCCTCTGTGAGGACTTGGGACAGTTTGTCAA ACACCTCAATACAGAACACGCACTTGATGACCGAAGCACAGCCCAGTGTCGAGTTCAGATGCAAGTGGTACAGCAGCTGGAGATACAG CTGGCAAAGGAGAGTGAGCGCCTGCAGGCCATGATGGCCCACCTCCACATGAGACCTTCGGAGCCAAAGCCTTTCAGCCAACCT CTGAACCTGGTCTCAAGTGCCACCCTCTCCAAGAGCACCTCGGACACGTTCCCTGATGGTTTACCTCATCCCCCCACCTCTGCCACGGCCCCCATCACCCCGCTGCGGCAGGGCCCCTCCGTCATCAGCTCTTCCACGTTACACAGCGTGGGGCCCATCCGCAGGAGGAACTCGGAGAAGTTCTGCACCCCGATATCTTCAG AGCTTGCACAGAACCATGAGTTTTACAAGAACGCGGATGTCCGGCCGCCCTTCACGTACGCCTCGCTCATCCGGCAG GCCATCCTGGAGACCCCCGACAGGCAGCTGACCCTGAAGGAGATCTACAACTGGTTCACCAGGATGTTTGCCTACTTCAGGAGGAACACGGCCACGTGGAAG AACGCCGTCCGCCACAACCTGAGCCTGCACAAGTGCTTCGTGCGCGTGGAGAACGTCAAGGGCGCCGTGTGGACCGTGGATGAGCACGAGTACCAAAAGCGAAGGCCACCAAAGATGACAGG GAGTCCGACTTTAGTCAAAAACATGATTTCAGGACTCGGTTACGGAGCACTTAATGCGAGTTACCAG GCGGCgctggcagagagcagcttccCACTGCTCAACAGCCCCACCATGATCAACACCAGCTCCGCCAGCGGGATGCTGCACGTGGGCCACGACGACGTCAGCAGCACAGTGGAGCAGGTCAACAGCAacggcagcagcagcccacgCCTGTCCCCACAGCAGTACAG cagccaccccGTGCACGTGAAGGAGGAACCAGCTGAGGCTGAGGACGACAACCGGCCCGTCTCACTGCTGGCCACCGCCACCCAGAATGTGACAATTCCTGACGACAGGGACCTGGAGGAGGAGCTGCCGGTGGAAGACTTGTCCTAA
- the FOXP4 gene encoding forkhead box protein P4 isoform X4: MMSPQMITPQQMQQILSPPQLQALLQQQQAIMLQQLQEYYKKQQEQLHLQLLTQQQAGKQQPKEQPLGNKQLAFQQQLLQMQQLQQQHLLNLQRQGLVSLPPGQGTVPLQTLPQAVCPSDLQQLWKEVTATQPVEDSIKQEGLDLTTNTSNSTSFSAAKVSPPISHHPLPNGQSTMHTPRRDSSSHEETPGSHPLYGHGECKWPGCETLCEDLGQFVKHLNTEHALDDRSTAQCRVQMQVVQQLEIQLAKESERLQAMMAHLHMRPSEPKPFSQPLNLVSSATLSKSTSDTFPDGLPHPPTSATAPITPLRQGPSVISSSTLHSVGPIRRRNSEKFCTPISSELAQNHEFYKNADVRPPFTYASLIRQAILETPDRQLTLKEIYNWFTRMFAYFRRNTATWKNAVRHNLSLHKCFVRVENVKGAVWTVDEHEYQKRRPPKMTGSPTLVKNMISGLGYGALNASYQAALAESSFPLLNSPTMINTSSASGMLHVGHDDVSSTVEQVNSNGSSSPRLSPQQYSSHPVHVKEEPAEAEDDNRPVSLLATATQNVTIPDDRDLEEELPVEDLS, encoded by the exons ATGATGTCCCCGCAGATGATCACGCCGCAGCAGATGCAGCAGATCCTGTCCCCACCGCAGCTCCAggccctcctgcagcagcagcaggcaatAATGCTGCAGCAG TTGCAGGAATACTACAAGAAGCAACAGGAGCAGCTTCACCTGCAGCTATTGACACAACAGCAAGCCGGAAAGCAGCAACCCAAAGAG CAGCCGTTAGGGAACAAGCAGCTGGcgttccagcagcagctcctgcagatgcagcagctccagcagcagcacctgttAAACCTGCAGCGCCAGGGGCTGGTGAGCCTCCCGCCAGGCCAGGGCACCGTGCCCCTGCAGACCCTCCCTCAAG CTGTGTGCCCCTCggacctgcagcagctctggaaggaGGTCACTGCCACCCAGCCTGTCGAAGACAGCATCAAACAAGAGGGTCTCGACCTCACCACCAACACCTCCAACTCTACCTCGTTTTCGGCCGCCAAGGTCTCACCTCCCATTTCCCATCACCCTCTGCCCAATGGGCAGAGCACCATGCACACGCCGAGGAGGGACAG ctcttcccatGAAGAGACCCCCGGCTCTCACCCACTCTACGGCCATGGAGAATGCAAGTGGCCGGGCTGCGAAACCCTCTGTGAGGACTTGGGACAGTTTGTCAA ACACCTCAATACAGAACACGCACTTGATGACCGAAGCACAGCCCAGTGTCGAGTTCAGATGCAAGTGGTACAGCAGCTGGAGATACAG CTGGCAAAGGAGAGTGAGCGCCTGCAGGCCATGATGGCCCACCTCCACATGAGACCTTCGGAGCCAAAGCCTTTCAGCCAACCT CTGAACCTGGTCTCAAGTGCCACCCTCTCCAAGAGCACCTCGGACACGTTCCCTGATGGTTTACCTCATCCCCCCACCTCTGCCACGGCCCCCATCACCCCGCTGCGGCAGGGCCCCTCCGTCATCAGCTCTTCCACGTTACACAGCGTGGGGCCCATCCGCAGGAGGAACTCGGAGAAGTTCTGCACCCCGATATCTTCAG AGCTTGCACAGAACCATGAGTTTTACAAGAACGCGGATGTCCGGCCGCCCTTCACGTACGCCTCGCTCATCCGGCAG GCCATCCTGGAGACCCCCGACAGGCAGCTGACCCTGAAGGAGATCTACAACTGGTTCACCAGGATGTTTGCCTACTTCAGGAGGAACACGGCCACGTGGAAG AACGCCGTCCGCCACAACCTGAGCCTGCACAAGTGCTTCGTGCGCGTGGAGAACGTCAAGGGCGCCGTGTGGACCGTGGATGAGCACGAGTACCAAAAGCGAAGGCCACCAAAGATGACAGG GAGTCCGACTTTAGTCAAAAACATGATTTCAGGACTCGGTTACGGAGCACTTAATGCGAGTTACCAG GCGGCgctggcagagagcagcttccCACTGCTCAACAGCCCCACCATGATCAACACCAGCTCCGCCAGCGGGATGCTGCACGTGGGCCACGACGACGTCAGCAGCACAGTGGAGCAGGTCAACAGCAacggcagcagcagcccacgCCTGTCCCCACAGCAGTACAG cagccaccccGTGCACGTGAAGGAGGAACCAGCTGAGGCTGAGGACGACAACCGGCCCGTCTCACTGCTGGCCACCGCCACCCAGAATGTGACAATTCCTGACGACAGGGACCTGGAGGAGGAGCTGCCGGTGGAAGACTTGTCCTAA
- the FOXP4 gene encoding forkhead box protein P4 isoform X2, whose product MMVESASETIRSAPSGQNGVSSINNQPDGGGGGGGGREGAASGDSNGELSPVELLHFQQQQALQVARQFLLQQAAGLSSPSSNEGKQPAVQVPVSVAMMSPQMITPQQMQQILSPPQLQALLQQQQAIMLQQLQEYYKKQQEQLHLQLLTQQQAGKQQPKEPLGNKQLAFQQQLLQMQQLQQQHLLNLQRQGLVSLPPGQGTVPLQTLPQAVCPSDLQQLWKEVTATQPVEDSIKQEGLDLTTNTSNSTSFSAAKVSPPISHHPLPNGQSTMHTPRRDSSSHEETPGSHPLYGHGECKWPGCETLCEDLGQFVKHLNTEHALDDRSTAQCRVQMQVVQQLEIQLAKESERLQAMMAHLHMRPSEPKPFSQPLNLVSSATLSKSTSDTFPDGLPHPPTSATAPITPLRQGPSVISSSTLHSVGPIRRRNSEKFCTPISSELAQNHEFYKNADVRPPFTYASLIRQAILETPDRQLTLKEIYNWFTRMFAYFRRNTATWKNAVRHNLSLHKCFVRVENVKGAVWTVDEHEYQKRRPPKMTGSPTLVKNMISGLGYGALNASYQAALAESSFPLLNSPTMINTSSASGMLHVGHDDVSSTVEQVNSNGSSSPRLSPQQYSSHPVHVKEEPAEAEDDNRPVSLLATATQNVTIPDDRDLEEELPVEDLS is encoded by the exons ATGATGGTGGAATCCGCCTCGGAGACGATCCGCTCCGCTCCCTCCGGCCAGAACGGGGTCAGCAGCATCAACAACCAGCCCGAcgggggcgggggcggcggcgggggccggGAGGGGGCTGCCAGCGGGGACAGCAACGGGGAGCTGAGCCCAGTGGAGCTCCTgcacttccagcagcagcag GCTCTCCAGGTGGCACGCcagttcctgctgcagcaggccGCGGGGCTGAGCTCCCCCAGCAGCAATGAGGGCAAGCAGCCGGCGGTGCAG GTCCCCGTGTCCGTGGCTATGATGTCCCCGCAGATGATCACGCCGCAGCAGATGCAGCAGATCCTGTCCCCACCGCAGCTCCAggccctcctgcagcagcagcaggcaatAATGCTGCAGCAG TTGCAGGAATACTACAAGAAGCAACAGGAGCAGCTTCACCTGCAGCTATTGACACAACAGCAAGCCGGAAAGCAGCAACCCAAAGAG CCGTTAGGGAACAAGCAGCTGGcgttccagcagcagctcctgcagatgcagcagctccagcagcagcacctgttAAACCTGCAGCGCCAGGGGCTGGTGAGCCTCCCGCCAGGCCAGGGCACCGTGCCCCTGCAGACCCTCCCTCAAG CTGTGTGCCCCTCggacctgcagcagctctggaaggaGGTCACTGCCACCCAGCCTGTCGAAGACAGCATCAAACAAGAGGGTCTCGACCTCACCACCAACACCTCCAACTCTACCTCGTTTTCGGCCGCCAAGGTCTCACCTCCCATTTCCCATCACCCTCTGCCCAATGGGCAGAGCACCATGCACACGCCGAGGAGGGACAG ctcttcccatGAAGAGACCCCCGGCTCTCACCCACTCTACGGCCATGGAGAATGCAAGTGGCCGGGCTGCGAAACCCTCTGTGAGGACTTGGGACAGTTTGTCAA ACACCTCAATACAGAACACGCACTTGATGACCGAAGCACAGCCCAGTGTCGAGTTCAGATGCAAGTGGTACAGCAGCTGGAGATACAG CTGGCAAAGGAGAGTGAGCGCCTGCAGGCCATGATGGCCCACCTCCACATGAGACCTTCGGAGCCAAAGCCTTTCAGCCAACCT CTGAACCTGGTCTCAAGTGCCACCCTCTCCAAGAGCACCTCGGACACGTTCCCTGATGGTTTACCTCATCCCCCCACCTCTGCCACGGCCCCCATCACCCCGCTGCGGCAGGGCCCCTCCGTCATCAGCTCTTCCACGTTACACAGCGTGGGGCCCATCCGCAGGAGGAACTCGGAGAAGTTCTGCACCCCGATATCTTCAG AGCTTGCACAGAACCATGAGTTTTACAAGAACGCGGATGTCCGGCCGCCCTTCACGTACGCCTCGCTCATCCGGCAG GCCATCCTGGAGACCCCCGACAGGCAGCTGACCCTGAAGGAGATCTACAACTGGTTCACCAGGATGTTTGCCTACTTCAGGAGGAACACGGCCACGTGGAAG AACGCCGTCCGCCACAACCTGAGCCTGCACAAGTGCTTCGTGCGCGTGGAGAACGTCAAGGGCGCCGTGTGGACCGTGGATGAGCACGAGTACCAAAAGCGAAGGCCACCAAAGATGACAGG GAGTCCGACTTTAGTCAAAAACATGATTTCAGGACTCGGTTACGGAGCACTTAATGCGAGTTACCAG GCGGCgctggcagagagcagcttccCACTGCTCAACAGCCCCACCATGATCAACACCAGCTCCGCCAGCGGGATGCTGCACGTGGGCCACGACGACGTCAGCAGCACAGTGGAGCAGGTCAACAGCAacggcagcagcagcccacgCCTGTCCCCACAGCAGTACAG cagccaccccGTGCACGTGAAGGAGGAACCAGCTGAGGCTGAGGACGACAACCGGCCCGTCTCACTGCTGGCCACCGCCACCCAGAATGTGACAATTCCTGACGACAGGGACCTGGAGGAGGAGCTGCCGGTGGAAGACTTGTCCTAA
- the FOXP4 gene encoding forkhead box protein P4 isoform X3, with translation MMVESASETIRSAPSGQNGVSSINNQPDGGGGGGGGREGAASGDSNGELSPVELLHFQQQQVPVSVAMMSPQMITPQQMQQILSPPQLQALLQQQQAIMLQQLQEYYKKQQEQLHLQLLTQQQAGKQQPKEQPLGNKQLAFQQQLLQMQQLQQQHLLNLQRQGLVSLPPGQGTVPLQTLPQAVCPSDLQQLWKEVTATQPVEDSIKQEGLDLTTNTSNSTSFSAAKVSPPISHHPLPNGQSTMHTPRRDSSSHEETPGSHPLYGHGECKWPGCETLCEDLGQFVKHLNTEHALDDRSTAQCRVQMQVVQQLEIQLAKESERLQAMMAHLHMRPSEPKPFSQPLNLVSSATLSKSTSDTFPDGLPHPPTSATAPITPLRQGPSVISSSTLHSVGPIRRRNSEKFCTPISSELAQNHEFYKNADVRPPFTYASLIRQAILETPDRQLTLKEIYNWFTRMFAYFRRNTATWKNAVRHNLSLHKCFVRVENVKGAVWTVDEHEYQKRRPPKMTGSPTLVKNMISGLGYGALNASYQAALAESSFPLLNSPTMINTSSASGMLHVGHDDVSSTVEQVNSNGSSSPRLSPQQYSSHPVHVKEEPAEAEDDNRPVSLLATATQNVTIPDDRDLEEELPVEDLS, from the exons ATGATGGTGGAATCCGCCTCGGAGACGATCCGCTCCGCTCCCTCCGGCCAGAACGGGGTCAGCAGCATCAACAACCAGCCCGAcgggggcgggggcggcggcgggggccggGAGGGGGCTGCCAGCGGGGACAGCAACGGGGAGCTGAGCCCAGTGGAGCTCCTgcacttccagcagcagcag GTCCCCGTGTCCGTGGCTATGATGTCCCCGCAGATGATCACGCCGCAGCAGATGCAGCAGATCCTGTCCCCACCGCAGCTCCAggccctcctgcagcagcagcaggcaatAATGCTGCAGCAG TTGCAGGAATACTACAAGAAGCAACAGGAGCAGCTTCACCTGCAGCTATTGACACAACAGCAAGCCGGAAAGCAGCAACCCAAAGAG CAGCCGTTAGGGAACAAGCAGCTGGcgttccagcagcagctcctgcagatgcagcagctccagcagcagcacctgttAAACCTGCAGCGCCAGGGGCTGGTGAGCCTCCCGCCAGGCCAGGGCACCGTGCCCCTGCAGACCCTCCCTCAAG CTGTGTGCCCCTCggacctgcagcagctctggaaggaGGTCACTGCCACCCAGCCTGTCGAAGACAGCATCAAACAAGAGGGTCTCGACCTCACCACCAACACCTCCAACTCTACCTCGTTTTCGGCCGCCAAGGTCTCACCTCCCATTTCCCATCACCCTCTGCCCAATGGGCAGAGCACCATGCACACGCCGAGGAGGGACAG ctcttcccatGAAGAGACCCCCGGCTCTCACCCACTCTACGGCCATGGAGAATGCAAGTGGCCGGGCTGCGAAACCCTCTGTGAGGACTTGGGACAGTTTGTCAA ACACCTCAATACAGAACACGCACTTGATGACCGAAGCACAGCCCAGTGTCGAGTTCAGATGCAAGTGGTACAGCAGCTGGAGATACAG CTGGCAAAGGAGAGTGAGCGCCTGCAGGCCATGATGGCCCACCTCCACATGAGACCTTCGGAGCCAAAGCCTTTCAGCCAACCT CTGAACCTGGTCTCAAGTGCCACCCTCTCCAAGAGCACCTCGGACACGTTCCCTGATGGTTTACCTCATCCCCCCACCTCTGCCACGGCCCCCATCACCCCGCTGCGGCAGGGCCCCTCCGTCATCAGCTCTTCCACGTTACACAGCGTGGGGCCCATCCGCAGGAGGAACTCGGAGAAGTTCTGCACCCCGATATCTTCAG AGCTTGCACAGAACCATGAGTTTTACAAGAACGCGGATGTCCGGCCGCCCTTCACGTACGCCTCGCTCATCCGGCAG GCCATCCTGGAGACCCCCGACAGGCAGCTGACCCTGAAGGAGATCTACAACTGGTTCACCAGGATGTTTGCCTACTTCAGGAGGAACACGGCCACGTGGAAG AACGCCGTCCGCCACAACCTGAGCCTGCACAAGTGCTTCGTGCGCGTGGAGAACGTCAAGGGCGCCGTGTGGACCGTGGATGAGCACGAGTACCAAAAGCGAAGGCCACCAAAGATGACAGG GAGTCCGACTTTAGTCAAAAACATGATTTCAGGACTCGGTTACGGAGCACTTAATGCGAGTTACCAG GCGGCgctggcagagagcagcttccCACTGCTCAACAGCCCCACCATGATCAACACCAGCTCCGCCAGCGGGATGCTGCACGTGGGCCACGACGACGTCAGCAGCACAGTGGAGCAGGTCAACAGCAacggcagcagcagcccacgCCTGTCCCCACAGCAGTACAG cagccaccccGTGCACGTGAAGGAGGAACCAGCTGAGGCTGAGGACGACAACCGGCCCGTCTCACTGCTGGCCACCGCCACCCAGAATGTGACAATTCCTGACGACAGGGACCTGGAGGAGGAGCTGCCGGTGGAAGACTTGTCCTAA